Proteins found in one Brachyhypopomus gauderio isolate BG-103 unplaced genomic scaffold, BGAUD_0.2 sc597, whole genome shotgun sequence genomic segment:
- the LOC143506893 gene encoding transforming growth factor-beta receptor-associated protein 1 homolog isoform X3: protein MSVKAFELVPAVEWEGLAGGGGGAVECVEVCGEHLYVGTSDCVLHHLLLEERTTPRGRPAYAVQKLQHRTLGSRKPAAALKAASALERLVVLCDGAVSLVDMLTLEAVPSGGAKLKGVAAFGVNENPVTGDAFCVEMAVVLARRRAVIVATVRDDRLQVLKEVATPEQPCALAVDGYFLCLALPTQYVMVNYGTGERQDLFPYDSQERKPIVKRVGREEFLLAAPGGLGMFVNAEGVSQRAPISWSERVVSAAVCFPYVVALDDGFITVHSMLDQQLKQTLAFREGRVLQDFEGKVVLSSTKAVLVLAPLPLETQIQDLLASHRVEEALVLTEGAQRNIPKDKFQILHKRILQQAGFIQFGQLQFSEAKEHFRRGQLDVRELISLCPLLLPVSSSFTRSQPPLHEFADLNQLAQGDPQKVTRCKIFLISFLREVRGGQAANGFREDVDTALLKLYAEAGHDNLLDLLASENACLLADSAPWLEKHHRYFALGLLYHYHGQDAAAVQLWVRVVNGDLQDHTRPDLFEYVVDFLSCCPSLDLVWKHADWALQKDQKIGVQIFTKRPISKDQTGQMNPDDVIVYLQKHHKALLLYLEHLVLEQGVQKEKYHTHLAVLYVDQVLGLLSRPTAPAEQLWSARSKLQRLLRESSLYRVQLVLGKVREADELLVERAVLHGRLEEHQEALHILVHQLRDAAAAEDYCGWASASRGHAHRRHLFHRLLATYLDPDVPGGPRVVEAVDLLNRHAEVFNAVEVLKVLPEAWSLELLRPFLCGALRASVHACRTSQVALGLARAENLQLHHDRLKSRGGAIFVSEKKGCHLCHNTFRDPECVCLPGGTPVHTHCAAQRFQGTPTKRRLDHTRTSNHT from the exons ATGAGCGTGAAGGCCTTCGAGTTGGTGCCGGCggtggagtgggaggggctggcgggcggagggggcggggccgtgGAGTGCGTGGAGGTGTGCGGGGAGCACCTGTACGTGGGCACGAGCGACTGCGTCctgcaccacctgctgctggaggAGAGGACCACGCCCAGGGGCCGGCCCGCCTACGCCGTCCAGAAGCTCCAGCACCGCACGCTGGGCTCCAGGAAGCCGGCGGCCGCTCTGAAAGCCGCCTCGGCCCTGGAGAGGCTGGTGGTCCTGTGCGACGGGGCCGTCTCATTGGTGGACATGCTGACGCTGGAGGCGGTCCCGTCGGGCGGGGCCAAGCTGAAGGGCGTGGCGGCGTTCGGCGTGAACGAGAACCCGGTGACGGGCGACGCCTTCTGCGTGGAGATGGCGGTGGTGTTGGCCCGGCGCAGGGCCGTGATCGTGGCCACCGTGCGGGACGACCGTCTGCAGGTGCTGAAGGAAGTGGCCACGCCCGAGCAGCCGTGCGCGCTCGCCGTGGACGGGTACTTCCTGTGCCTGGCGCTGCCCACGCAGTACGTGATGGTGAACTACGGCACGGGCGAGCGGCAGGATCTCTTCCCCTACGACAGCCAGGAGAGGAAGCCCATCGTCAAGAGGGTGGGCAGAGAGGAGTTCCTGCTGGCGGCCCCCGGCGGGCTGG gtATGTTTGTTAATGCTGAGGGCGTATCCCAGCGTGCCCCCATCAGCTGGTCGGAGCGCGTTGTCTCCGCGGCCGTCTGCTTCCCCTACGTGGTTGCCCTGGACGACGGCTTCATCACCGTGCACAGCATGTTGGACCAGCAGCTCAAGCAGACGCTGGCCTTCCGAGAGGGACGTGTCCTGCAGGACTTCGAAG GGAAGGTGGTGTTGTCCTCCACTAAGGCGGTGCTGGTGCTGGCCCCTCTGCCCCTGGAGACCCAGATCCAGGACCTGCTGGCCAGCCACCGAGTGGAGGAGGCTCTGGTGCTGACGGAGGGGGCACAGAGGAACATCCCCAAAGACAAGTTCCAG ATATTGCACAAGCGGATTCTCCAGCAAGCAGGATTCATCCAGTTTGGACAGCTCCAGTTCTCCGAAGCGAAAGAACATTTTAG GAGAGGTCAGCTGGACGTGCGGGAGCTCATCTCCCTGTGTCCGCTGCTGCTGCCCGTCTCGTCCTCGTTCACGCGCTCCCAGCCTCCGCTGCACGAGTTCGCCGACCTGAACCAGCTGGCCCAGGGCGACCCGCAGAAGGTGACGCGCTGCAAGATCTTCCTCATCAGCTTCCTGCGGGAGGTTCGGGGCGGCCAGGCCGCCAACGGCTTCCGCGAGGACGTGGACACGGCTTTGCTCAAGCTGTACGCCGAGGCGGGCCACGACAACCTGCTAGACCTGCTGGCCTCGGAGAACGCCTGTCTGCTGGCCGACAGCGCCCCCTGGCTAGAGAAGCACCACAG GTATTTTGCTCTTGGTCTGCTCTACCACTACCATGGCCAGGACGCTGCAGCTGTGCAG CTGTGGGTGAGGGTCGTGAACGGGGACCTCCAGGACCACACGCGTCCCGACCTCTTCGAGTACGTCGTGGACTTCCTGAGCTGCTGTCCCAGCCTGGACCTGGTGTGGAAGCATGCGGACTGGGCCCTTCAGAAGGACCAGAAG ATTGGAGTTCAGATTTTCACCAAGAGGCCCATCTCCAAAGACCAGACAGGGCAGATGAACCCAGACGACGTGATCGTCTACCTGCAGAAGCACCACAAAGCTCTCCTGCTGTACCTGGAGCACCTGGTGTTGGAGCAGGGAGTTCAG AAGGAGAAGTACCACACCCACCTGGCCGTGCTGTACGTGGACCAGGTGCTGGGGCTCCTGTCCCGGCCCACGGCCCCCGCCGAGCAGCTGTGGTCCGCCCGCTCCAAACTCCAGCGCCTGCTGCGAGAGTCCAGCCTGTACCGGGTCCAGCTGGTCCTGG GTAAAGTGCGGGAGGCGGACGAGCTCCTGGTGGAGCGGGCCGTCCTGCACGGCAGGCTGGAGGAGCACCAGGAGGCCCTGCACATCCTGGTGCACCAACTGAGGGACGCCGCGGCCGCCGAGGACTACTGCGGCTGGGCGTCGGCCTCCCGTGGCCACGCCCACCGCCGTCACCTGTTCCACCGCCTGCTGGCCACCTACCTGGACCCGGACGTGCCCGGAGGCCCGCGGGTCGTGGAGGCCGTGGACTTGCTCAACCGCCACGCTGAGGTTTTCAACGCTGTGGAGGTCCTGAAAGTCCTCCCGGAGGCGTGGTCTTTGGAGCTGCTCCGCCCCTTCCTGTGCGGGGCTCTGCGGGCGAGCGTGCATGCCTGCCGCACTTCCCAGGTTGCACTGGGGCTGGCGCGAGCCGAGAACCTGCAGCTACACCACGACAGG CTGAAGTCTCGGGGAGGAGCCATCTTTGTTTCTGAGAAGAAGGGTTGCCATCTCTGCCACAACACCTTCAGGGAcccggagtgtgtgtgtctgcctgggGGCAcgcccgtacacacacactgtgccgcCCAGAGGTTCCAGGGCACGCCCACCAAGAGGCGGCTAGACCACACACGCACCAGCAACCATACGTGA
- the LOC143506897 gene encoding small ribosomal subunit protein uS9m-like: MLEIEKHQDKLRSKGVLTQDTKQISVGGSRWLMKEELEDLLVEKISDYDFSRFLQLMERMLALPCCSLEETFVQSFRKQLEVQSNNQEIPDLQHDERGGAYSQAHGRRKTATASVTLRDGGSGRITVNGRDCLHYFPVLQDREQAMFPLQFVGALGRFDVEARVEGGGRSSQAGALRLAIARAVLSFIPGGEIESVRQAGLLTTDPRVRERKKPGQAGARKKFTWKKR; this comes from the exons ATGTTGGAAATAGAGAAACATCAGGACAAACTGAGGAGCAAAGGAGTTCTTACTCAAGACACCAAACAGAT ctCTGTAGGGGGGAGCAGATGGCTGATGAAGGAGGAACTAGAGGATTTACTGGTGGAGAAAATCTCAGACTATGAT ttctcgCGGTTCCTCCAGCTGATGGAGAGGATGCTGGCCCTGCCCTGCTGCTCCCTGGAGGAGACGTTTGTACAGAGCTTCCGCAAGCAGCTGGAGGTTCAGTCCAATAACCAGGAGATACCAGACCTACAGCATGATGAGAGAGGGGGGGCCTACAGCCAGGCccacg gcaGGAGGAAAACAGCCACGGCCAGCGTGACACTACGAGATGGCGGGAGCGGACGCATCACCGTCAACGGCAGAGACTGTCTGCACTACTTCCCCGTTCTacaagacag ggaGCAGGCCATGTTCCCTCTGCAGTTTGTGGGGGCGCTGGGCCGGTTTGACGTGGAGGCtcgtgtggaggggggtggtcGTTCCTCCCAGGCCGGAGCGCTCAGACTGGCCATCGCCAGAGCCGTGCTCAGCTTCATACCCGGCGGAGAGATCGAGTCTGTACGGCAGg CGGGCTTGCTGACGACCGACCCCAGGGTTCGCGAGCGGAAGAAGCCGGGCCAAGCTGGCGCACGCAAGAAGTTCACGTGGAAGAAACGCtga
- the LOC143506894 gene encoding high-affinity lysophosphatidic acid receptor-like: MSCNSTSGCGVVTDLRADSTAPLPVGLRVGLSAVMVVVITIGFLGNAVVCLIVYQKPAMRSAINLLLATLAFSDIMLSLFCMPVTAVTVVSGDWCFGPEFCRVTAMLYWLFVLEGVAILLIISVDRFLIIVQRQDKLTPGRARLLISASWLLSFCLALPSTAGRQVPGAVRPGPGCVLGFVESLPERGYTVLLATAAFFVPVAVMLFAYLRILNAVRRNAVRVRNHACPAGKVGLPAPRRPPQPSVDVSFKTRAFTTILILFLGFSACWLPHTALALLAAFSRPFYLSTQFYPAAVGALWFSYLKAAFNPVVYCWRIRKFREACEEFVPGRCRLRLPGRGRLRLPGRGRRRVRPCSIYVCTETQSAM, translated from the coding sequence ATGTCCTGCAACAGCACCAGCGGGTGTGGCGTCGTGACTGACCTGCGGGCGGACTCCACCGCCCCGTTACCCGTGGGCCTCAGGGTGGGCCTGTCcgcggtgatggtggtggtcaTCACCATCGGGTTCCTGGGCAACGCCGTGGTCTGCCTCATCGTCTACCAGAAGCCGGCGATGCGTTCTGCCATTAACCTGCTGCTCGCCACGCTGGCCTTCTCCGACATCATGCTCTCGCTCTTCTGCATGCCCGTCACCGCCGTCACCGTGGTGTCTGGCGATTGGTGCTTCGGCCCAGAGTTCTGCCGCGTCACGGCCATGCTCTATTGGCTGTTTGTCCTGGAGGGCGTGGCCATCCTGCTGATCATCAGCGTGGACCGCTTCCTCATCATCGTTCAGCGGCAGGACAAGCTGACGCCCGGCCGGGCCAGGCTGCTCATCTCCGCGTCCTGGCTACTGTCCTTCTGCCTGGCCCTCCCCTCCACGGCGGGCCGGCAGGTCCCGGGGGCGGTGCGTCCCGGTCCGGGCTGCGTGCTGGGCTTCGTGGAGTCCCTGCCGGAGCGAGGGTACACCGTGCTGCTGGCCACCGCCGCCTTCTTTGTGCCCGTAGCCGTCATGCTGTTCGCGTACCTGCGCATCCTCAACGCCGTCAGACGCAACGCCGTGCGTGTGCGTAACCACGCCTGCCCCGCGGGGAAAGTGGGCCTGCCCGCCCCGCGGCGCCCCCCGCAGCCCAGCGTGGACGTCAGCTTCAAGACGCGAGCCTTCACCAccatcctcatcctcttcctggGCTTCTCCGCCTGCTGGCTGCCCCACACGGCGCTCGCCCTCCTGGCCGCCTTCAGCCGCCCGTTCTACCTGAGCACGCAGTTCTACCCCGCCGCCGTGGGGGCGCTGTGGTTCAGCTACCTGAAGGCCGCGTTCAACCCCGTCGTCTACTGCTGGCGTATCCGCAAGTTCCGAGAGGCGTGCGAGGAGTTTGTGCCTGGCCGCTGCAGGCTCCGCCTCCCGGGGCGTggcaggctccgcctccctggGCGTGGCCGGCGACGGGTTCGCCCCTGCAGCATCTACGTCTGCACGGAGACCCAGTCGGCCATGTGA
- the LOC143506893 gene encoding transforming growth factor-beta receptor-associated protein 1 homolog isoform X1 gives MSVKAFELVPAVEWEGLAGGGGGAVECVEVCGEHLYVGTSDCVLHHLLLEERTTPRGRPAYAVQKLQHRTLGSRKPAAALKAASALERLVVLCDGAVSLVDMLTLEAVPSGGAKLKGVAAFGVNENPVTGDAFCVEMAVVLARRRAVIVATVRDDRLQVLKEVATPEQPCALAVDGYFLCLALPTQYVMVNYGTGERQDLFPYDSQERKPIVKRVGREEFLLAAPGGLGMFVNAEGVSQRAPISWSERVVSAAVCFPYVVALDDGFITVHSMLDQQLKQTLAFREGRVLQDFEGKVVLSSTKAVLVLAPLPLETQIQDLLASHRVEEALVLTEGAQRNIPKDKFQILHKRILQQAGFIQFGQLQFSEAKEHFRRGQLDVRELISLCPLLLPVSSSFTRSQPPLHEFADLNQLAQGDPQKVTRCKIFLISFLREVRGGQAANGFREDVDTALLKLYAEAGHDNLLDLLASENACLLADSAPWLEKHHRYFALGLLYHYHGQDAAAVQLWVRVVNGDLQDHTRPDLFEYVVDFLSCCPSLDLVWKHADWALQKDQKIGVQIFTKRPISKDQTGQMNPDDVIVYLQKHHKALLLYLEHLVLEQGVQKEKYHTHLAVLYVDQVLGLLSRPTAPAEQLWSARSKLQRLLRESSLYRVQLVLGKVREADELLVERAVLHGRLEEHQEALHILVHQLRDAAAAEDYCGWASASRGHAHRRHLFHRLLATYLDPDVPGGPRVVEAVDLLNRHAEVFNAVEVLKVLPEAWSLELLRPFLCGALRASVHACRTSQVALGLARAENLQLHHDRVRLRHHRVRLRHHRVRLRHHRVRLRHHRVRLRHHRLKSRGGAIFVSEKKGCHLCHNTFRDPECVCLPGGTPVHTHCAAQRFQGTPTKRRLDHTRTSNHT, from the exons ATGAGCGTGAAGGCCTTCGAGTTGGTGCCGGCggtggagtgggaggggctggcgggcggagggggcggggccgtgGAGTGCGTGGAGGTGTGCGGGGAGCACCTGTACGTGGGCACGAGCGACTGCGTCctgcaccacctgctgctggaggAGAGGACCACGCCCAGGGGCCGGCCCGCCTACGCCGTCCAGAAGCTCCAGCACCGCACGCTGGGCTCCAGGAAGCCGGCGGCCGCTCTGAAAGCCGCCTCGGCCCTGGAGAGGCTGGTGGTCCTGTGCGACGGGGCCGTCTCATTGGTGGACATGCTGACGCTGGAGGCGGTCCCGTCGGGCGGGGCCAAGCTGAAGGGCGTGGCGGCGTTCGGCGTGAACGAGAACCCGGTGACGGGCGACGCCTTCTGCGTGGAGATGGCGGTGGTGTTGGCCCGGCGCAGGGCCGTGATCGTGGCCACCGTGCGGGACGACCGTCTGCAGGTGCTGAAGGAAGTGGCCACGCCCGAGCAGCCGTGCGCGCTCGCCGTGGACGGGTACTTCCTGTGCCTGGCGCTGCCCACGCAGTACGTGATGGTGAACTACGGCACGGGCGAGCGGCAGGATCTCTTCCCCTACGACAGCCAGGAGAGGAAGCCCATCGTCAAGAGGGTGGGCAGAGAGGAGTTCCTGCTGGCGGCCCCCGGCGGGCTGG gtATGTTTGTTAATGCTGAGGGCGTATCCCAGCGTGCCCCCATCAGCTGGTCGGAGCGCGTTGTCTCCGCGGCCGTCTGCTTCCCCTACGTGGTTGCCCTGGACGACGGCTTCATCACCGTGCACAGCATGTTGGACCAGCAGCTCAAGCAGACGCTGGCCTTCCGAGAGGGACGTGTCCTGCAGGACTTCGAAG GGAAGGTGGTGTTGTCCTCCACTAAGGCGGTGCTGGTGCTGGCCCCTCTGCCCCTGGAGACCCAGATCCAGGACCTGCTGGCCAGCCACCGAGTGGAGGAGGCTCTGGTGCTGACGGAGGGGGCACAGAGGAACATCCCCAAAGACAAGTTCCAG ATATTGCACAAGCGGATTCTCCAGCAAGCAGGATTCATCCAGTTTGGACAGCTCCAGTTCTCCGAAGCGAAAGAACATTTTAG GAGAGGTCAGCTGGACGTGCGGGAGCTCATCTCCCTGTGTCCGCTGCTGCTGCCCGTCTCGTCCTCGTTCACGCGCTCCCAGCCTCCGCTGCACGAGTTCGCCGACCTGAACCAGCTGGCCCAGGGCGACCCGCAGAAGGTGACGCGCTGCAAGATCTTCCTCATCAGCTTCCTGCGGGAGGTTCGGGGCGGCCAGGCCGCCAACGGCTTCCGCGAGGACGTGGACACGGCTTTGCTCAAGCTGTACGCCGAGGCGGGCCACGACAACCTGCTAGACCTGCTGGCCTCGGAGAACGCCTGTCTGCTGGCCGACAGCGCCCCCTGGCTAGAGAAGCACCACAG GTATTTTGCTCTTGGTCTGCTCTACCACTACCATGGCCAGGACGCTGCAGCTGTGCAG CTGTGGGTGAGGGTCGTGAACGGGGACCTCCAGGACCACACGCGTCCCGACCTCTTCGAGTACGTCGTGGACTTCCTGAGCTGCTGTCCCAGCCTGGACCTGGTGTGGAAGCATGCGGACTGGGCCCTTCAGAAGGACCAGAAG ATTGGAGTTCAGATTTTCACCAAGAGGCCCATCTCCAAAGACCAGACAGGGCAGATGAACCCAGACGACGTGATCGTCTACCTGCAGAAGCACCACAAAGCTCTCCTGCTGTACCTGGAGCACCTGGTGTTGGAGCAGGGAGTTCAG AAGGAGAAGTACCACACCCACCTGGCCGTGCTGTACGTGGACCAGGTGCTGGGGCTCCTGTCCCGGCCCACGGCCCCCGCCGAGCAGCTGTGGTCCGCCCGCTCCAAACTCCAGCGCCTGCTGCGAGAGTCCAGCCTGTACCGGGTCCAGCTGGTCCTGG GTAAAGTGCGGGAGGCGGACGAGCTCCTGGTGGAGCGGGCCGTCCTGCACGGCAGGCTGGAGGAGCACCAGGAGGCCCTGCACATCCTGGTGCACCAACTGAGGGACGCCGCGGCCGCCGAGGACTACTGCGGCTGGGCGTCGGCCTCCCGTGGCCACGCCCACCGCCGTCACCTGTTCCACCGCCTGCTGGCCACCTACCTGGACCCGGACGTGCCCGGAGGCCCGCGGGTCGTGGAGGCCGTGGACTTGCTCAACCGCCACGCTGAGGTTTTCAACGCTGTGGAGGTCCTGAAAGTCCTCCCGGAGGCGTGGTCTTTGGAGCTGCTCCGCCCCTTCCTGTGCGGGGCTCTGCGGGCGAGCGTGCATGCCTGCCGCACTTCCCAGGTTGCACTGGGGCTGGCGCGAGCCGAGAACCTGCAGCTACACCACGACAGGGTGAGATTACGCCACCACAGAGTGAGATTACGCCACCACAGGGTGAGATTACGCCACCACAGAGTGAGATTACGCCACCACAGAGTGAGATTACGCCACCACAGG CTGAAGTCTCGGGGAGGAGCCATCTTTGTTTCTGAGAAGAAGGGTTGCCATCTCTGCCACAACACCTTCAGGGAcccggagtgtgtgtgtctgcctgggGGCAcgcccgtacacacacactgtgccgcCCAGAGGTTCCAGGGCACGCCCACCAAGAGGCGGCTAGACCACACACGCACCAGCAACCATACGTGA
- the LOC143506896 gene encoding four and a half LIM domains protein 2-like encodes MAERYDCHYCKESLIGEKYVVCEEKPYCVTCYESLYANTCEDCRKPIGCSSRDLSYKDRHWHEDCFHCFHCQRPLVDKPFCTRDEQLLCTECYSTLYSSKCHQCKKTIMPGSRKTEYKGSSWHETCFTCQHCQQPIGTKSFIPQDNSNYCVSCYEEQFALQCVHCTKPITSGGVTYRGQPWHKDCFLCTGCKEQLSGQRFTSRDGAPYCLGCFCSLYAKKCVSCTSPISAMPGLGSSQYISFEERQWHNDCFNCKKCSVSLVGRGFLTDRDDILCPECGKEV; translated from the exons ATGGCGGAGCGGTACGACTGTCACTACTGCAAGGAGTCGCTGATTGGGGAGAAGTACgttgtgtgtgaggagaagccGTACTGCGTGACGTGCTACGAGAGTCTGTACGCCAACACCTGTGAGGACTGCAGGAAGCCGATTGGCTGTAGCAGCAGG gACCTGTCGTACAAGGACCGTCACTGGCACGAGGATTGCTTCCACTGCTTCCACTGccagcgccccctggtggacaaACCCTTCTGCACCAGAGATGAGCAGCTCCTGTGTACGGAGTGCTACTCCACCCTGTACTCCTCCAAGTGCCACCAGTGCAAGAAGACCATCATGCCTg GCTCCAGGAAGACGGAGTACAAGGGGTCCAGCTGGCACGAGACCTGCTTTACCTGCCAGCACTGCCAGCAGCCCATCGGGACCAAGAGCTTCATCCCGCAGGACAACAGCAACTACTGCGTGTCCTGCTACGAGGAGCAGTTCGCCTTGCAGTGCGTGCACTGCACGAAG ccaatcaccagCGGGGGCGTGACCTACCGCGGCCAACCGTGGCATAAGGACTGCTTTCTGTGCACGGGCTGTAAGGAGCAGCTGTCTGGCCAGCGCTTCACCTCTCGTGACGGCGCCCCCTACTGTCTCGGCTGTTTCTGCAGCCTCTATGCCAAGAAGTGTGTGTCCTGCACCAGCCCCATCAGTg CAATGCCAGGCCTTGGCAGCAGCCAGTACATCTCCTTCGAGGAGCGTCAGTGGCACAACGACTGCTTCAACTGCAAGAAGTGCTCCGTGTCTCTGGTGGGCCGCGGCTTCCTGACCGACAGGGACGACATCCTCTGTCCTGAGTGTGGCAAGGAAGTCTGA
- the LOC143506893 gene encoding transforming growth factor-beta receptor-associated protein 1 homolog isoform X2, which produces MSVKAFELVPAVEWEGLAGGGGGAVECVEVCGEHLYVGTSDCVLHHLLLEERTTPRGRPAYAVQKLQHRTLGSRKPAAALKAASALERLVVLCDGAVSLVDMLTLEAVPSGGAKLKGVAAFGVNENPVTGDAFCVEMAVVLARRRAVIVATVRDDRLQVLKEVATPEQPCALAVDGYFLCLALPTQYVMVNYGTGERQDLFPYDSQERKPIVKRVGREEFLLAAPGGLGMFVNAEGVSQRAPISWSERVVSAAVCFPYVVALDDGFITVHSMLDQQLKQTLAFREGRVLQDFEGKVVLSSTKAVLVLAPLPLETQIQDLLASHRVEEALVLTEGAQRNIPKDKFQILHKRILQQAGFIQFGQLQFSEAKEHFRRGQLDVRELISLCPLLLPVSSSFTRSQPPLHEFADLNQLAQGDPQKVTRCKIFLISFLREVRGGQAANGFREDVDTALLKLYAEAGHDNLLDLLASENACLLADSAPWLEKHHRYFALGLLYHYHGQDAAAVQLWVRVVNGDLQDHTRPDLFEYVVDFLSCCPSLDLVWKHADWALQKDQKIGVQIFTKRPISKDQTGQMNPDDVIVYLQKHHKALLLYLEHLVLEQGVQKEKYHTHLAVLYVDQVLGLLSRPTAPAEQLWSARSKLQRLLRESSLYRVQLVLGKVREADELLVERAVLHGRLEEHQEALHILVHQLRDAAAAEDYCGWASASRGHAHRRHLFHRLLATYLDPDVPGGPRVVEAVDLLNRHAEVFNAVEVLKVLPEAWSLELLRPFLCGALRASVHACRTSQVALGLARAENLQLHHDRVRLRHHRVRLRHHRLKSRGGAIFVSEKKGCHLCHNTFRDPECVCLPGGTPVHTHCAAQRFQGTPTKRRLDHTRTSNHT; this is translated from the exons ATGAGCGTGAAGGCCTTCGAGTTGGTGCCGGCggtggagtgggaggggctggcgggcggagggggcggggccgtgGAGTGCGTGGAGGTGTGCGGGGAGCACCTGTACGTGGGCACGAGCGACTGCGTCctgcaccacctgctgctggaggAGAGGACCACGCCCAGGGGCCGGCCCGCCTACGCCGTCCAGAAGCTCCAGCACCGCACGCTGGGCTCCAGGAAGCCGGCGGCCGCTCTGAAAGCCGCCTCGGCCCTGGAGAGGCTGGTGGTCCTGTGCGACGGGGCCGTCTCATTGGTGGACATGCTGACGCTGGAGGCGGTCCCGTCGGGCGGGGCCAAGCTGAAGGGCGTGGCGGCGTTCGGCGTGAACGAGAACCCGGTGACGGGCGACGCCTTCTGCGTGGAGATGGCGGTGGTGTTGGCCCGGCGCAGGGCCGTGATCGTGGCCACCGTGCGGGACGACCGTCTGCAGGTGCTGAAGGAAGTGGCCACGCCCGAGCAGCCGTGCGCGCTCGCCGTGGACGGGTACTTCCTGTGCCTGGCGCTGCCCACGCAGTACGTGATGGTGAACTACGGCACGGGCGAGCGGCAGGATCTCTTCCCCTACGACAGCCAGGAGAGGAAGCCCATCGTCAAGAGGGTGGGCAGAGAGGAGTTCCTGCTGGCGGCCCCCGGCGGGCTGG gtATGTTTGTTAATGCTGAGGGCGTATCCCAGCGTGCCCCCATCAGCTGGTCGGAGCGCGTTGTCTCCGCGGCCGTCTGCTTCCCCTACGTGGTTGCCCTGGACGACGGCTTCATCACCGTGCACAGCATGTTGGACCAGCAGCTCAAGCAGACGCTGGCCTTCCGAGAGGGACGTGTCCTGCAGGACTTCGAAG GGAAGGTGGTGTTGTCCTCCACTAAGGCGGTGCTGGTGCTGGCCCCTCTGCCCCTGGAGACCCAGATCCAGGACCTGCTGGCCAGCCACCGAGTGGAGGAGGCTCTGGTGCTGACGGAGGGGGCACAGAGGAACATCCCCAAAGACAAGTTCCAG ATATTGCACAAGCGGATTCTCCAGCAAGCAGGATTCATCCAGTTTGGACAGCTCCAGTTCTCCGAAGCGAAAGAACATTTTAG GAGAGGTCAGCTGGACGTGCGGGAGCTCATCTCCCTGTGTCCGCTGCTGCTGCCCGTCTCGTCCTCGTTCACGCGCTCCCAGCCTCCGCTGCACGAGTTCGCCGACCTGAACCAGCTGGCCCAGGGCGACCCGCAGAAGGTGACGCGCTGCAAGATCTTCCTCATCAGCTTCCTGCGGGAGGTTCGGGGCGGCCAGGCCGCCAACGGCTTCCGCGAGGACGTGGACACGGCTTTGCTCAAGCTGTACGCCGAGGCGGGCCACGACAACCTGCTAGACCTGCTGGCCTCGGAGAACGCCTGTCTGCTGGCCGACAGCGCCCCCTGGCTAGAGAAGCACCACAG GTATTTTGCTCTTGGTCTGCTCTACCACTACCATGGCCAGGACGCTGCAGCTGTGCAG CTGTGGGTGAGGGTCGTGAACGGGGACCTCCAGGACCACACGCGTCCCGACCTCTTCGAGTACGTCGTGGACTTCCTGAGCTGCTGTCCCAGCCTGGACCTGGTGTGGAAGCATGCGGACTGGGCCCTTCAGAAGGACCAGAAG ATTGGAGTTCAGATTTTCACCAAGAGGCCCATCTCCAAAGACCAGACAGGGCAGATGAACCCAGACGACGTGATCGTCTACCTGCAGAAGCACCACAAAGCTCTCCTGCTGTACCTGGAGCACCTGGTGTTGGAGCAGGGAGTTCAG AAGGAGAAGTACCACACCCACCTGGCCGTGCTGTACGTGGACCAGGTGCTGGGGCTCCTGTCCCGGCCCACGGCCCCCGCCGAGCAGCTGTGGTCCGCCCGCTCCAAACTCCAGCGCCTGCTGCGAGAGTCCAGCCTGTACCGGGTCCAGCTGGTCCTGG GTAAAGTGCGGGAGGCGGACGAGCTCCTGGTGGAGCGGGCCGTCCTGCACGGCAGGCTGGAGGAGCACCAGGAGGCCCTGCACATCCTGGTGCACCAACTGAGGGACGCCGCGGCCGCCGAGGACTACTGCGGCTGGGCGTCGGCCTCCCGTGGCCACGCCCACCGCCGTCACCTGTTCCACCGCCTGCTGGCCACCTACCTGGACCCGGACGTGCCCGGAGGCCCGCGGGTCGTGGAGGCCGTGGACTTGCTCAACCGCCACGCTGAGGTTTTCAACGCTGTGGAGGTCCTGAAAGTCCTCCCGGAGGCGTGGTCTTTGGAGCTGCTCCGCCCCTTCCTGTGCGGGGCTCTGCGGGCGAGCGTGCATGCCTGCCGCACTTCCCAGGTTGCACTGGGGCTGGCGCGAGCCGAGAACCTGCAGCTACACCACGACAGGGTGAGATTACGCCACCACAGAGTGAGATTACGCCACCACAGG CTGAAGTCTCGGGGAGGAGCCATCTTTGTTTCTGAGAAGAAGGGTTGCCATCTCTGCCACAACACCTTCAGGGAcccggagtgtgtgtgtctgcctgggGGCAcgcccgtacacacacactgtgccgcCCAGAGGTTCCAGGGCACGCCCACCAAGAGGCGGCTAGACCACACACGCACCAGCAACCATACGTGA